A genomic region of Leptospira barantonii contains the following coding sequences:
- a CDS encoding M50 family metallopeptidase: MENRFLRLTIFISIAITLFSFWDHHLVSYLKDFIVFIHEIGHAIAALLTGGSVHAIELHGNESGETIAIPNSGTGSFIFVVSAGYLGSCLIGGFLLNRGFSGRMVRPTLISFGAVLLLMTISYSKPGNLAQYTGILWGLGFVLLGFFNLKLNRLLLVFIGTSITLYSLYDLLDFTGNIAYTDAGIMATWITGANPSKDVPKSVIVLGYLIALLWSFFSLSIIFVSVKKVFQSGVAEQEFPQDEDPFHFPENGNMEAPFPGEVTPEVMEWFFSKGLDLNGKPLPAEFLEKEES, from the coding sequence ATGGAGAATCGATTTCTCAGGCTGACGATTTTTATTTCCATAGCGATCACGCTTTTTTCTTTTTGGGATCATCACCTTGTCAGTTATCTAAAAGACTTTATCGTTTTCATTCACGAGATCGGTCATGCGATCGCCGCGTTGTTGACGGGCGGCTCCGTCCACGCGATCGAACTTCACGGAAACGAATCGGGAGAAACGATCGCCATTCCGAATTCGGGAACGGGTTCTTTTATCTTCGTTGTTTCGGCGGGATATCTTGGTTCTTGTTTGATCGGAGGATTTTTACTCAATCGCGGTTTTTCGGGGAGAATGGTGAGACCGACTTTGATTTCTTTCGGCGCTGTTCTTTTACTGATGACGATCTCTTATTCTAAGCCGGGAAACCTCGCGCAGTACACTGGAATTCTTTGGGGTTTGGGATTTGTCTTACTCGGTTTCTTCAATCTAAAATTGAATCGTCTCCTTCTCGTTTTTATCGGAACAAGCATTACTCTTTATAGTTTATACGATCTTCTTGATTTTACGGGAAACATCGCATACACGGATGCGGGAATCATGGCGACATGGATAACCGGCGCCAATCCTTCTAAAGACGTCCCGAAATCGGTGATAGTCTTGGGATATTTGATTGCCCTCCTCTGGTCTTTTTTTAGCTTATCCATCATATTCGTATCGGTTAAAAAGGTATTCCAATCGGGTGTTGCTGAACAGGAATTTCCGCAAGACGAAGACCCATTCCACTTTCCCGAGAATGGAAATATGGAAGCTCCATTCCCCGGAGAAGTAACTCCCGAAGTTATGGAATGGTTTTTCAGCAAGGGACTCGACCTAAACGGAAAACCATTACCCGCAGAATTTTTGGAAAAAGAAGAATCATGA
- a CDS encoding type I 3-dehydroquinate dehydratase, with translation MSPREFKIVLTVSENEFFSLEEHPNCDWIEIRLDLFSPESIAQKLPDKIKALNARCVFTYRQAGDTDQTASAKENEFDFNSIVSQLDPKDHYLDLELNRPNGIFDSHTEKGFGLIRSVHKFDGILSESEVEDWIRKDPYLAGAKKYGGTLPLIYKFAVYPNSIFELTEFLSSFRKIANEFKKLNVFLTGICMGEMGVISRVFPDSFGSIFTYCCLREPKAPGQVDINSLLELRNQD, from the coding sequence ATGAGCCCGCGGGAATTTAAAATCGTTCTTACAGTAAGTGAGAATGAATTTTTTTCTCTCGAAGAACATCCGAACTGCGATTGGATCGAAATCCGTTTGGATCTTTTTTCTCCCGAAAGCATCGCTCAAAAACTTCCCGATAAAATCAAGGCCCTAAACGCTCGTTGTGTTTTCACTTATAGACAAGCTGGAGACACGGATCAAACCGCGTCCGCGAAAGAAAACGAATTCGATTTTAACTCGATTGTTTCGCAACTCGATCCTAAAGATCATTATCTCGATTTGGAATTGAATCGCCCCAACGGTATATTCGATTCTCATACGGAGAAAGGTTTCGGTTTAATCCGATCCGTTCATAAGTTTGACGGAATTTTATCGGAATCGGAAGTCGAAGATTGGATTCGAAAAGATCCGTATTTAGCCGGAGCCAAAAAATACGGAGGAACCCTTCCTTTGATTTATAAATTTGCGGTTTATCCGAATTCTATTTTTGAACTTACCGAATTTCTTTCCTCTTTTAGAAAGATTGCGAACGAATTCAAAAAATTGAATGTGTTTTTAACCGGAATTTGTATGGGTGAGATGGGCGTAATTTCAAGAGTGTTTCCCGATTCCTTCGGTTCTATCTTTACGTATTGTTGTTTAAGGGAACCGAAAGCGCCGGGACAAGTCGATATAAACTCTCTACTCGAACTTAGAAATCAAGATTGA
- a CDS encoding phosphatase PAP2 family protein encodes MIQIVDQIDFSFSTWIRTKLHNPRLSHILSKINRGEVFLIILLPFLYFKNDLPFAWYWVLLFTGLVTYANDRFVLFLKKLIARKRPLITVAGKVDSNPDMKHSFPSAHAANSMTAVLILVLLFKFSPALILISFLAGVGRLLSLHHFVSDVIGGWIIGTIFGFTGLFLGSALLSFCCS; translated from the coding sequence TTGATACAAATCGTAGACCAAATCGATTTTTCATTCTCCACTTGGATTCGGACGAAACTCCACAATCCCAGATTGAGCCATATTCTTTCCAAGATCAATCGTGGTGAGGTATTCCTCATCATTCTTCTTCCGTTTTTGTATTTCAAAAACGATCTGCCGTTCGCTTGGTACTGGGTTCTTTTATTTACGGGCCTAGTGACTTATGCAAACGATCGGTTCGTTCTTTTTTTAAAGAAGCTCATCGCGAGAAAAAGACCTTTGATAACGGTTGCGGGAAAAGTGGATTCGAATCCGGATATGAAACATTCGTTTCCGTCCGCACATGCGGCGAATTCGATGACTGCAGTTTTGATTCTTGTGCTTTTGTTTAAATTCTCTCCGGCCTTGATTCTGATTAGTTTCTTAGCCGGAGTGGGAAGGTTGCTTTCTCTACATCACTTTGTAAGCGACGTGATCGGCGGTTGGATCATCGGAACGATCTTCGGTTTTACGGGCTTATTTCTTGGAAGCGCTCTTCTTAGCTTTTGCTGTTCCTGA
- a CDS encoding KpsF/GutQ family sugar-phosphate isomerase — MDPIFEKIEKAIDTEIESILHFRKNLDPSIKNAIELILQSKGKLIVTGVGKSGDVGKKISSTLSSTGTPSVFLHPADAAHGDAGIISGEDVVIAIGKSGESEELLNLIPTIKNIGAKLISMTANVESRLAKESDVVLITPVLKEACPLELAPTSSTTIALILGDAIAMCLMELKDFKKEDFALYHPAGRLGKRLSLKIDDVMRKDKDLAKVSPNTKLEDILTEITVKRQGATGVTDSSGKLLGIITDFDIRKKLKEGKLDSSITAEQLMNPNPTAFQAGTNAYEVLKQMESRPNPISVAPIVDDSKRLIGIVSIHDLLQKGL, encoded by the coding sequence TTGGATCCAATTTTTGAAAAGATAGAAAAGGCGATCGATACGGAGATAGAATCCATTCTTCATTTCAGAAAGAATTTGGATCCTTCGATCAAAAACGCGATCGAACTCATTCTCCAATCCAAAGGAAAACTGATCGTAACCGGTGTCGGTAAATCCGGCGATGTCGGTAAAAAAATCTCCTCCACATTATCATCCACTGGAACACCTTCGGTTTTTTTACATCCCGCAGACGCGGCACACGGTGACGCTGGAATCATTTCCGGCGAGGACGTAGTGATCGCCATCGGTAAATCGGGAGAAAGCGAAGAGTTACTCAATCTGATTCCGACGATCAAAAACATCGGAGCGAAATTGATTTCGATGACGGCTAACGTAGAATCCAGACTCGCCAAAGAATCCGATGTCGTATTAATTACCCCGGTTTTAAAAGAAGCTTGTCCTCTTGAGCTTGCCCCTACTTCAAGCACAACGATCGCATTGATCCTAGGCGATGCCATCGCGATGTGTTTGATGGAATTGAAGGATTTTAAAAAAGAGGACTTTGCTCTTTATCATCCTGCTGGAAGACTCGGAAAACGTCTGAGTTTGAAGATCGACGACGTGATGAGAAAGGACAAGGATCTCGCAAAAGTTTCTCCGAACACGAAGTTGGAAGACATACTCACGGAAATCACCGTTAAAAGACAAGGCGCTACCGGAGTTACGGATTCTTCCGGTAAACTTTTAGGAATCATTACGGATTTTGATATTCGCAAAAAATTGAAAGAAGGAAAACTCGATTCCTCAATCACCGCGGAACAATTGATGAATCCGAATCCTACCGCGTTCCAAGCGGGTACCAACGCTTATGAAGTTCTAAAACAGATGGAATCCAGACCGAATCCGATTTCAGTGGCGCCGATCGTCGACGATTCGAAACGTTTGATCGGAATCGTTTCCATCCACGATCTTTTACAAAAAGGTCTTTAA
- a CDS encoding LIC_10042 family TonB-like protein: protein MSVRLSFLISGFLHILIFLFVFIPFFDFSQWKDLKIFLKKGNVPNVILSFAQDGSGENSDPTLSEKANSEGTIEREIEKFKNEIHFPQGALDQRLESDCSWEVRINSGGKGEILRTIQPCRYSIFEVEFHRALKTWKFDLNEGTNLIIPVSFKVDEREF, encoded by the coding sequence GTGAGTGTTCGGCTTTCGTTTCTCATTTCCGGTTTCCTACATATTCTAATATTCCTTTTTGTTTTTATTCCATTCTTCGATTTTTCTCAATGGAAGGATCTTAAGATTTTTCTGAAAAAGGGAAACGTTCCGAACGTCATTTTGAGTTTTGCCCAAGATGGATCCGGTGAAAATTCCGATCCGACCCTTTCCGAGAAAGCGAACTCGGAAGGAACGATCGAAAGAGAAATCGAAAAATTTAAGAATGAAATCCACTTTCCACAAGGAGCTTTGGATCAAAGACTGGAATCGGATTGTTCTTGGGAAGTGAGAATAAATTCTGGTGGAAAGGGAGAAATTCTAAGGACAATTCAACCTTGCCGATATTCGATCTTTGAGGTCGAATTTCATAGGGCGCTGAAAACTTGGAAATTCGATTTGAACGAGGGAACAAACCTGATCATTCCGGTTTCCTTTAAAGTAGATGAAAGAGAATTCTGA
- a CDS encoding UpxY family transcription antiterminator encodes MKENSEENEWYALYTNPRAEKKLKRLFQERKIECFLPLISKKKKWSDRWKVIEEPMYPSYIFVKISFIKDKIRVLQLPGAHHFVFYVGKPYIIPDEDLSLVKSFLETYPDRIQVQIQEKLLPGKKVLIKEGPFTGFKAEIIQRKNEEQIVVKFPGMNLMTSVTLDVKTLKLEENIGSNF; translated from the coding sequence ATGAAAGAGAATTCTGAAGAAAACGAATGGTATGCTCTTTATACCAATCCAAGAGCCGAAAAAAAGCTCAAACGATTGTTTCAAGAAAGAAAGATCGAATGTTTTCTCCCCTTGATCTCTAAAAAGAAAAAGTGGTCGGATCGCTGGAAGGTAATCGAAGAACCGATGTATCCTTCGTACATCTTCGTAAAAATTTCCTTCATCAAGGATAAGATCCGAGTTCTTCAATTGCCCGGCGCACATCATTTCGTTTTCTATGTTGGAAAACCATATATAATCCCGGACGAAGACCTAAGTCTTGTGAAAAGTTTTTTGGAAACGTATCCGGATCGAATTCAAGTTCAGATTCAGGAAAAACTTCTTCCGGGCAAAAAAGTTCTCATCAAAGAAGGACCTTTTACCGGATTTAAAGCCGAGATCATTCAAAGAAAAAATGAAGAACAAATCGTCGTTAAATTTCCGGGAATGAATTTGATGACTTCAGTGACACTCGATGTAAAAACGTTAAAACTGGAGGAAAACATTGGATCCAATTTTTGA
- a CDS encoding DUF445 domain-containing protein: MDWIHAHRQLTEIISILFTCSFVGWITNYIAVQMIFYPNEFIGIGRFGWKGIIPNHAIKMSSLIAKVLTSKVVRPYELYEKVDPHQINDSVRDIIKEKSREIVHDILVAENPTLWSLLPDTIKDDLEKEIRIEIPKQIEQIYQSFGKELDSVLELEEIIRISLSGRNTKFLVEMFVRCGGPEFSFIIRSGIYFGFLIGLIQVSFIGFFNQWWTMPIMGVLVGYYTNWLAILMIFRPLQPKKYLFFKYQGLFLKRQKEVSKEFAKVISSRVFNAENLIRLIFLGKGGDLIIQLVIEKAKTMTESKLKEKAPFAPMFLGSQKINELKVKIADRLIWIIPQVADRIQGYLTDSLQIEKTVADRLSVLPPEEFESLLHSVFKEDKTTLIVLGALLGGFVGLIQAYLVFMS; encoded by the coding sequence ATGGACTGGATTCACGCACATAGGCAACTCACCGAAATTATTTCCATTCTATTTACTTGTTCCTTTGTGGGTTGGATAACCAATTACATAGCCGTTCAGATGATCTTTTATCCGAATGAGTTTATCGGAATCGGTCGGTTCGGATGGAAAGGAATTATACCGAATCACGCGATCAAGATGAGTTCTCTGATCGCAAAAGTTTTAACTTCGAAAGTGGTTCGCCCATACGAGTTGTACGAAAAAGTGGACCCGCATCAAATCAATGATTCGGTTCGCGACATCATCAAAGAAAAATCAAGAGAGATCGTTCACGATATTCTCGTGGCGGAGAATCCAACACTTTGGTCTTTGCTTCCCGATACGATCAAAGACGATTTGGAAAAAGAAATTAGAATCGAAATCCCGAAACAAATCGAACAGATTTATCAATCCTTCGGAAAAGAATTGGATTCCGTTTTGGAACTGGAAGAGATCATTCGAATTTCGTTAAGCGGAAGAAATACAAAATTTCTGGTCGAAATGTTCGTTCGATGTGGGGGACCCGAATTCTCCTTTATCATAAGATCCGGCATCTACTTCGGATTTTTAATCGGATTGATTCAAGTTTCCTTTATCGGTTTTTTCAATCAATGGTGGACGATGCCGATTATGGGAGTTTTAGTCGGTTATTATACGAATTGGCTCGCGATTCTAATGATCTTTCGTCCTTTGCAACCTAAGAAATATTTATTCTTCAAATATCAAGGGTTGTTCTTAAAAAGACAAAAGGAAGTTTCAAAGGAATTCGCAAAAGTGATTTCTTCCCGTGTGTTTAACGCTGAAAATTTAATCCGACTTATCTTTTTAGGAAAAGGCGGCGATCTTATCATTCAACTGGTAATCGAAAAAGCAAAAACAATGACGGAATCGAAATTAAAAGAAAAAGCCCCGTTCGCTCCGATGTTTTTAGGATCTCAAAAAATAAACGAACTCAAAGTAAAAATTGCGGATCGATTGATCTGGATCATTCCTCAAGTCGCAGACCGCATTCAAGGCTATCTGACGGATAGTCTGCAAATCGAAAAAACCGTAGCGGATCGCTTGAGCGTTTTACCGCCGGAAGAATTCGAATCGCTTCTTCATTCCGTTTTCAAAGAGGACAAAACTACTTTGATCGTTCTCGGAGCATTGTTGGGCGGATTTGTAGGTTTGATTCAAGCGTATCTCGTTTTTATGTCTTAA
- a CDS encoding Re/Si-specific NAD(P)(+) transhydrogenase subunit alpha produces MNIGILKEAKEETRVSVTPDIIDALKKIGATVLVEKGAGEQAYYHDEDYKKAGASLVSRQDVLSKSNIIVSIHLADPATLAKIKSGTIYLGMFQPAMNAPTIQKLAAKKVEVLSLDAIARITRAQSMDVLSSQATVAGYKAVLLAASHLARFFPMLTTAAGTITPASVLIIGAGVAGLQAIASSRRLGAVVDVFDTRPEVKEQVQSLGAKFVEVEGASHSAAAGGYAVEQTEEYKKRQQEAIDKYAQRADVIITTALIPGRKAPLLITKKIVDNMKSGSVVVDLASSMGGNCEYTKHGQNVVTPKGITVIGHKNLAGSIPADASKMFSKNVFNFLKLLIKDKKINLDLNDEVLSSTSITHEGEVRHKLTLDALGNKSGTAKAKKSASKK; encoded by the coding sequence ATGAATATTGGAATTTTAAAAGAAGCTAAAGAAGAAACAAGAGTATCCGTAACTCCAGACATCATCGATGCATTGAAGAAAATCGGAGCAACCGTCCTTGTAGAAAAGGGCGCCGGAGAACAAGCATACTACCACGACGAAGATTATAAAAAAGCCGGAGCAAGTCTGGTTTCTCGTCAGGATGTTCTCAGCAAATCCAATATCATCGTGAGCATTCACCTTGCCGATCCTGCGACATTAGCGAAGATAAAATCGGGAACGATTTATCTCGGAATGTTTCAGCCTGCTATGAACGCGCCTACCATCCAAAAACTCGCCGCGAAAAAAGTGGAAGTTTTAAGCTTGGATGCGATCGCGAGAATCACAAGAGCGCAGTCTATGGACGTTCTTTCTTCCCAAGCTACCGTTGCGGGATACAAAGCGGTTCTGCTTGCGGCTTCTCACTTAGCGAGGTTCTTTCCAATGCTTACAACTGCGGCAGGAACGATCACTCCCGCTTCCGTTCTGATCATCGGAGCCGGTGTTGCCGGTCTACAAGCGATCGCTTCCAGCAGAAGATTGGGCGCGGTGGTTGACGTATTCGATACAAGACCTGAAGTGAAAGAGCAGGTTCAATCTCTTGGCGCTAAGTTCGTGGAAGTCGAGGGTGCGTCTCATTCCGCGGCCGCAGGTGGTTACGCGGTTGAACAAACCGAAGAATACAAAAAACGCCAACAAGAAGCGATCGATAAATACGCGCAAAGAGCGGACGTTATCATCACAACCGCTTTGATTCCGGGTAGAAAAGCTCCGTTATTGATTACTAAAAAAATCGTAGATAACATGAAATCGGGTTCCGTTGTTGTGGATCTCGCTTCCTCTATGGGTGGAAACTGCGAATATACGAAACACGGACAAAACGTAGTAACTCCGAAAGGAATTACCGTGATCGGTCATAAAAATCTTGCGGGTTCCATTCCCGCGGACGCTTCTAAAATGTTCAGCAAGAACGTTTTCAATTTTCTAAAGCTGTTGATTAAGGACAAAAAGATCAATTTGGATCTGAACGACGAAGTTCTTTCTTCCACTTCGATTACTCACGAAGGAGAAGTCCGTCATAAACTTACGTTGGATGCTTTGGGAAATAAGTCAGGAACAGCAAAAGCTAAGAAGAGCGCTTCCAAGAAATAA
- the hisS gene encoding histidine--tRNA ligase — MENQKNFLTTAPYKGTRDFYPEEMRLRNWMFSVMRETVLSFGYEEYDGPILESFDLYRAKSGEEIVERQLYDFIDKGERRVAIRPEMTPTLARMVAGNLRNLPRPVRWFSIPNLWRYEQPGKGRLREHWQLNVDLFGVDTHRAELEVLLIADSILKKFGAPAGSYQIKVSHRKLLDSFLKNSLKLNEDQIHGVSKLLDKKSKISPEAFEAEIKPLLNNFEEQFALIEKYLASDLETVSSISGIDPDSVSFIRNLFKELGELGVDKQLVFDPSIIRGFDYYTGCIFEVFDTNPENRRSLYGGGRYDNLIGLFSKEQLSGIGFGLGDVTLKNFLEGHKLIPNLSRETTLFLPIMDDSLFVETFKLSKELRENGILTETMLDSAKIGKQIQAAEKKGYRYVLFLGESEIRTETVQIKDLVSGEQKSLPRKGLSDILKKDFQL; from the coding sequence TTGGAAAATCAGAAAAACTTTTTAACCACAGCCCCTTATAAGGGAACTAGAGACTTTTATCCGGAGGAAATGCGCCTCCGGAATTGGATGTTTTCCGTAATGCGCGAGACCGTTTTGTCTTTCGGTTACGAGGAATACGACGGACCTATCTTAGAATCTTTCGATTTATACAGAGCAAAAAGTGGAGAAGAAATCGTAGAACGGCAGTTATACGATTTTATCGATAAGGGAGAAAGACGCGTTGCGATTCGTCCCGAAATGACTCCCACACTTGCAAGAATGGTTGCCGGAAATCTTCGCAATCTTCCTCGTCCGGTTCGCTGGTTTTCCATTCCGAATTTATGGCGTTACGAACAACCTGGCAAAGGAAGACTCCGAGAACACTGGCAATTGAACGTGGATCTTTTCGGCGTCGATACACACCGAGCCGAACTCGAAGTTCTTTTGATCGCAGATTCGATTCTAAAAAAATTCGGAGCACCCGCGGGAAGTTATCAAATCAAGGTTTCTCACAGAAAACTTCTCGATAGCTTCTTAAAGAATTCTTTAAAACTCAACGAGGATCAGATTCACGGAGTTTCTAAACTCCTGGATAAAAAATCCAAAATTTCTCCCGAGGCGTTCGAAGCGGAAATCAAACCGCTTCTCAATAATTTCGAAGAACAATTTGCGCTCATTGAAAAATATCTCGCTTCCGATTTGGAAACCGTTTCTTCAATTTCGGGAATTGATCCGGATTCCGTTTCTTTCATTCGCAATTTATTCAAAGAACTTGGAGAGCTCGGAGTCGACAAACAACTCGTATTCGATCCTTCCATCATACGCGGTTTCGATTATTATACCGGTTGTATCTTTGAAGTATTCGATACCAATCCTGAAAACAGAAGATCTTTGTACGGCGGCGGAAGATACGATAACCTAATCGGACTTTTTTCTAAAGAACAACTTTCCGGGATCGGTTTCGGTTTAGGAGACGTGACTCTCAAAAACTTTTTAGAAGGTCACAAACTCATTCCGAACCTAAGTCGTGAAACGACTCTTTTTCTTCCGATCATGGATGATTCTCTTTTTGTGGAAACTTTCAAACTTTCGAAAGAACTTCGAGAAAACGGAATCCTCACCGAAACGATGTTAGATTCCGCAAAAATCGGAAAACAAATTCAGGCCGCGGAAAAAAAAGGTTATCGCTACGTATTGTTTCTTGGAGAATCGGAAATCCGTACGGAAACCGTTCAAATCAAAGACCTCGTTTCCGGTGAACAGAAAAGCCTTCCGAGAAAAGGGCTTTCCGATATTCTTAAAAAAGATTTTCAACTTTGA
- a CDS encoding UDP-glucuronic acid decarboxylase family protein has protein sequence MSKQRILITGGAGFIGSHLCERLLKEGNEVICLDNLHTGRKKNIQELFKNPKFEFIRHDITDPIKLEVDQIYNMACPASPVHYQSNAIKTVKTNVLGMMNMLGLAKRVKGRILQASTSEVYGNPLEHPQKETYWGNVNPIGIRSCYDEGKRVAETLCFDYLRNHKVDIRVIRIFNTYGPRMLPDDGRVVSNFIVQALKKEDITLYGEGDQTRSFCFVDDLVDGIIRMMNTENFNGPVNLGNDGEFTVRELAELVLKETGSSSKIIHKPLPQDDPARRKPDLTLAKKHLGFEPKVPLVEGIRKTIEYFKNNLD, from the coding sequence ATGAGTAAACAAAGAATATTGATCACCGGTGGCGCCGGATTTATCGGCTCTCATTTGTGTGAAAGGCTTTTGAAAGAAGGCAACGAAGTTATCTGTTTGGATAATCTTCACACGGGAAGAAAAAAGAACATCCAAGAACTTTTCAAAAATCCTAAGTTCGAATTTATCAGACACGATATCACGGATCCGATTAAGTTGGAAGTGGATCAAATCTACAACATGGCTTGTCCTGCGAGTCCCGTTCATTATCAATCCAATGCAATCAAAACGGTTAAGACGAACGTTCTCGGAATGATGAACATGCTCGGTCTTGCCAAAAGGGTAAAGGGGAGAATTTTACAAGCGTCCACAAGCGAAGTTTACGGAAACCCATTGGAGCATCCTCAAAAGGAAACATATTGGGGAAACGTAAATCCGATCGGAATCCGGAGTTGTTACGATGAAGGAAAACGAGTCGCTGAAACTCTTTGTTTCGATTATTTGAGAAATCATAAAGTGGACATTCGAGTGATTCGAATCTTTAACACGTACGGCCCGAGAATGTTGCCGGACGACGGAAGAGTGGTCAGCAATTTTATCGTGCAAGCTCTCAAAAAAGAAGACATAACATTGTATGGAGAAGGCGATCAAACCCGCTCCTTTTGTTTCGTGGACGATCTCGTCGACGGAATCATACGTATGATGAACACAGAAAATTTTAACGGACCGGTGAACCTCGGAAACGATGGAGAATTTACGGTTCGTGAATTAGCGGAGTTGGTTTTAAAAGAAACCGGTTCTTCATCTAAAATCATTCATAAGCCGTTGCCTCAGGATGATCCCGCTCGTAGAAAGCCGGACTTAACTCTTGCAAAAAAACACCTTGGATTCGAGCCGAAGGTTCCTCTTGTTGAAGGAATTCGGAAAACCATCGAATACTTTAAAAATAACTTGGATTAA
- a CDS encoding methyl-accepting chemotaxis protein → MRKNLPVTNKELEIPFNAVLISRTDIKGRISYVSQDFADISGFPEKEMLGEPHNLIRHPDVPSEVYREMWETIQNGNPWNGVVKNRAKSGDHYWVDATITPVMSEGAVAGYMSVRKKATRKQIERAEILFRELRNTDSISWKLKSAVRAFFKKLGLSGKIITYALLVFVPLLFANYEWIQNGLIFLPILGVVCGTFGILLLMRTILNYRKEIREIIAIQKEIVSGNFLTEIPARRGNSEVTEIHSSLRVLVISVWGLLVQIKENFEKNKQLYQYLSESTEQFQSRTHTQAASVEETASASQELSSTLDEIVKSIHLQSSGLTAINDGIGTVNESIQNVSRSMDNLSHQTSSVKLKASQSEETFGRAIVAMDEIKEYSNGISKIIGIITSISEKTNLLALNASIESARAGEAGKGFSVVAEEISKLADQTRNSIKDIVTLISNTTKAVDFGAEKFQESLSIVKELTDYIGDVNSSATIVTASLSAQAEKLGEIRKNTDQVNRLGETVNESSGFQKTASDEISHSMQSIADSSESIARTSEEIKHVVDESVLKAAKLQEILRHFRTS, encoded by the coding sequence ATGAGAAAAAATCTCCCCGTTACAAACAAAGAATTGGAGATTCCTTTCAACGCGGTTTTAATTTCCCGAACCGATATAAAGGGAAGAATTTCCTACGTAAGTCAGGATTTTGCTGACATCAGCGGTTTTCCCGAAAAGGAAATGTTAGGCGAACCGCACAATCTCATTCGTCATCCCGACGTTCCTTCCGAAGTTTACCGAGAAATGTGGGAAACGATTCAAAACGGAAATCCCTGGAACGGAGTCGTCAAGAACCGCGCAAAGTCGGGAGATCACTATTGGGTCGACGCGACCATTACTCCGGTAATGAGCGAAGGCGCCGTCGCGGGTTATATGTCGGTTCGTAAAAAAGCGACTCGAAAGCAAATCGAAAGAGCCGAGATTCTTTTTCGCGAATTGAGAAATACCGATTCCATATCTTGGAAACTTAAATCTGCGGTTCGCGCTTTTTTTAAGAAGCTCGGACTTTCCGGAAAAATCATCACGTATGCGTTGCTTGTTTTCGTTCCTTTGTTGTTTGCAAATTACGAATGGATTCAAAACGGTTTGATATTCTTACCCATTCTAGGAGTGGTTTGTGGAACGTTCGGCATTCTTCTTCTGATGCGAACGATTTTGAATTATCGAAAAGAGATTCGGGAAATCATAGCGATTCAGAAAGAAATCGTTTCAGGAAATTTTTTAACCGAAATACCGGCCAGAAGAGGAAACTCGGAAGTCACTGAAATACATTCAAGTCTTCGTGTACTTGTAATCAGCGTTTGGGGTTTGCTCGTTCAAATCAAAGAAAACTTTGAAAAGAACAAACAACTCTATCAATATCTTTCCGAGTCAACGGAGCAATTTCAATCGCGAACTCATACACAAGCCGCATCCGTGGAAGAAACCGCGTCGGCTTCTCAAGAATTATCTTCTACATTAGACGAAATCGTAAAATCGATTCATCTTCAGTCTTCGGGATTGACTGCGATCAACGACGGTATCGGAACGGTGAACGAATCGATTCAAAATGTCTCCAGATCGATGGACAATCTTTCGCATCAAACTTCTTCAGTAAAACTAAAGGCGTCGCAGAGCGAGGAGACTTTCGGAAGAGCGATCGTCGCGATGGATGAAATCAAAGAATATTCGAACGGGATTTCAAAAATCATCGGCATCATCACTTCCATTTCAGAAAAGACGAATTTATTGGCGTTAAACGCATCAATCGAATCGGCAAGAGCAGGTGAAGCTGGCAAAGGATTTAGCGTCGTCGCGGAAGAGATTTCAAAACTCGCGGATCAAACGCGAAACTCCATCAAGGATATCGTAACTCTTATCAGCAACACAACGAAGGCAGTCGATTTCGGCGCGGAAAAATTTCAAGAATCGTTATCCATCGTCAAAGAACTCACCGATTATATCGGAGACGTAAATTCTTCGGCGACGATCGTAACCGCTTCCCTATCGGCTCAAGCGGAGAAGTTAGGTGAAATTAGAAAAAACACCGATCAAGTCAATCGACTTGGAGAAACTGTGAACGAATCTTCCGGATTTCAGAAAACCGCTTCCGACGAAATTTCTCATTCGATGCAAAGTATTGCCGATAGTTCCGAATCGATTGCGAGAACTTCGGAAGAAATCAAACACGTCGTGGATGAATCGGTTTTAAAAGCGGCAAAACTACAGGAAATTTTAAGACATTTTAGAACGTCCTAA